From the Gymnogyps californianus isolate 813 chromosome 2, ASM1813914v2, whole genome shotgun sequence genome, one window contains:
- the CFAP90 gene encoding uncharacterized protein C5orf49 homolog has protein sequence MASPAPAAPPVGPGTPGAGGSGGAEEAVGSAAGRRRRPPLSALSAFSCIPARREGPPELSYFHREAKTGDVSTYDAIFKRPEGYNKSLHRCDREHAKSHGLNINEEEMARPVAVLSSSEYGRRINKPIEQPIRDHARINHVQAEFYRKNGITCLLEKPSPSLDPC, from the exons ATGGCCTCGCCCGCCCCGGCGGCACCCCCGGTCGGCCCGGGGACCCCGGGCGCAGGAGGGTCGGGTGGGGCAGAGGAAGCAGTCGGTAGCGCGGCGGGAAGGAGGCGACGGCCTCCCCTCTCCGCCCTCTCCGCCTTCAGCTGCATCCCGGCCAGACGGGAAGGGCCTCCGGAGCTCAGCTATTTCCACCGGGAGGCCAAG ACAGGAGATGTTTCCACTTATGatgccatttttaaaagaccAGAGGGTTACAACAAAAGTCTTCACCGATGTGACAGAGAACACGCAAAGAGTCATGGTCTTAACATTAATGAGGAG gaAATGGCAAGACCTGTCGCTGTTTTGTCATCTTCAGAGTACGGGAGACGCATAAATAAGCCCATAGAGCAGCCGATCAGAGATCATGCAAGGATTAATCACGTGCAGGCAGAATTCTACAGGAAAAATGGCATCACCTGCTTATTGGAAAAACCTTCTCCAAGCCTGGATCCATGCTAA